A region of the Poseidonibacter antarcticus genome:
GCATATTAGTGAGGATTTTAAAAACTTTAAAACAATTACTTCAGGTCATCATATATTAATGGGTAGAAAAACTTTTGAATCAATTGGAAAACCACTTCCAAATAGAACTTCAATAGTATTAAGTAAAAAAGGATTTTCACAAGATGGAGTTCATTCTTTTAGTGATGTTCAAGATGCTTTTAATTTTGCGAGAAAAAATGCAGAGGAAGAACTATTTATAATAGGTGGTGCAAATATCTATGAAACACTTTTCCCTTATGTTGATAAAATGTATTTATCTGAAGTAGATTTCAAAGGAAAAGCAGATGCTTTTTTAAAACCAATTGATTTTTCAACTTGGGATTTATGTGAACAAAAAGATTATGAAGAAATTTTAAGTGAAGATGGAAAAGTAAAATCACCTGCTTGGAAATTTAAAGTTTGGACAAAAAAAGACTAGGATTAAAAAAGATGGATACAAAGAGTAAATTGGTTAAAGTGGCATTTGATGAGATATATGAAAATGGTTATAAGGCTACTTCAATAGATAAAATTTTAAAAAAAGCCAATATGAATAAAGGCTCAATGTATCATTTCTTTAAATCAAAAAAAGAACTAACACTTTGCGTTATTGAAATTCATATAAACAACTATATTGAAAACAAATATGCAAGTTTACTAACTATTGATGATAATATTATTGATAGTTTGATAAAACTTATAAAGACAAAAAATCAATATAATTATACTTATGGTTGTAGATTAAATAATTTAGTGCAAGAGCTTTCATCAAAAGATGAAAATTTTAAAATCGCTTTAGAAAAAGTTTACTTCAAATTTGAAGAAATTATAGAAAAAGTATTACAAAATGCTTTAGATAATAATGAAATCTCACACCCAAATATAAAAGATTTGGCAATTTATGTTGTAGCTTCAATAGAAGGATGTTTAGCAACTGCAAAAAAATCAAATTCATCTGATATTTATATCTCATGCATATCTCAACTCGAATTTTATTTAAACTCTCTAAAAATCAAACAGTAATTTTATTTTAATACATTAGTCTTGACATACTAGTTATCTTTTGCTATTCTTTTACTTGACTAGTTAGTCAAGTAAATTATTGGATGTGAAAAATGTTAATCAAAAAATCTGCTTTGCCATTTTTATTTATACTTTTATATGGTAGTGGTTTTGTCTTTACTGAATATGGTTTGGCAAATGCCTCACCAATGGCTTTTTTAGCAATTAGATTTTTTATTGCATTTTGGATATTACTTTTGATTGCAGTTGCTTTTAAAGTTCCTTGGCCTAAAAATACAAAAGAGTTTATACATATAGCAATTGCAGGAATTTTAACAGTAGGTACGTTTTCAATCGGAGTGTATCTTTCTCTTTTCTATGGAGTTAGTGCATCATTAAGTGCTTTAGTAATTGCATTACAACCAATTATAGTAGCACTTTTAGCATGGAAATTTTTAAATGAAGAAAAAAATAATAAAATTATTTTGGGTTTACTCTTAGGTTTTATTGGAGTATTTTTTGTAATATATCAAAAGATAGATAATCTAGAATTATCTATTGGTATTTTATATTCATTTATTGCTCTTTTAGGTTTAAGTATAGGAAATTTATATCAAAAAAAGTTTTGTTTACATATGAATCTCTTTTCAGGTGGTGCAATACAAACACTTAGTTCTACACTACTTGTTATTCCTTTTTTATATTTTGAAGATATAAGAGTAGTTTGGAATGGTGACTTTATATTAGCTTTAATGTATATGAGCATTGGAGTTAGTATTGGGGCTTTGTCTTTATTATATATAATGATAAAAAAAGCAGATGTTTCAAAGGTTTCATCTATTTTTTATCTAGTACCACTTAGTGCAGTTTTTATCTCATATATTTTATTTAATGTGAAAATAGATTTAGTTACGATGCTTGGAATAATAATAGTATTATTTGCAATAGTACTTATAAATAAAAAAACAAAAAAGGAAAACAATGAAAATAGTAATTTTGGATAGAGCTACTTTAGGTTCTGATATGGATGTGTCTGTTTTTGATACTTTAGGAGATGTGATTTCTTATGATATTACACTGCCAAGTGAAACAAAACATAGAGTAAAAGATGCTGATATTGTAATTACAAACAAAGTAGTTATAGGAAAAGAAGAAATGAATAATTCTTCTATAAAACTTGTTGCTATTACTGCAACTGGTACAAATAATGTTGATTTAGTTTATGCAAAAGAAAATGGAATTGAAGTTAAAAATGTAGCAGGATATTCTAGTTCTTCTGTATCTCAAGTTGCTTTTTCAATGATATTTCATTTTATTTCAAAACTAGATTATTACAAAAAATATGTTGATGAAGGCAATTGGCAGAAATCTGATTTCTTTACACATATTGATGCACCTTTCTTTGAACTTGATGGAAAAAGAGTTGGGGTTATTGGTTTAGGAGATATTGGAAGAAGTTTTGCTGCAAAAGCAAAAGCTTTTGATTGTGAAGTTGTTTATTATTCTACAAGTGGTAAAAACTCAAATAGTGAATATAAAAGAGTTGAATTAGATGAATTACTAAAAACATCGGATATTATCTCAATTCATTGTCCTTTAAATGAACAAACGCAAAACTTACTAAATTATGAAAATATGAAAGATATAAAAGACGGTGCAATTTTATTAAACCTTGGACGAGGTGGAATTATAAATGAAGCTGACTTAGCAAAAATTATTGATGAAAAAGAGATTTATTGTGGGATTGATGTAGTAAGCGTTGAGCCAATAGAAGAGTCAAATCCTTTACTAAAAGTAAAAAATAAAAATAGATTACTTTTAACACCTCATATTGGGTGGGCGAGTGTTGAAGCTCGAAGAAGACTTATAGGTTTAGTTGTAAAAAATATTAAAGAGTTTATAAATAAAGTTAACTTTTGATATTTAAGCTACTTAAGTGAATTTTTGATAGAATCTTTTTTATTTAAATTATAAGGTAATATTATGAATAATTGGAATCTTAGTAGTTGGCAAAATTTCCTAATAAAGCAACAATCCCAAAATGAAGATAATGTAATAAAAATATTCGTTATTCTCATTTTTCCATTTGTTTCATATATTAAGAGTATCAAATGTTAACGGATGATTTATATAAGATTGTCTTTAAAGATGATAATAAAGCTATTATCAAACTAAGTGATTGTAATCATCCTGTATTTAAAGCACACTTTCCTGGTAATCCAATTTTGCCAGGATTTATAAACTTTGATATTATTTCTGAATTGTTTAATTTTAATATTACAAAAATTAAAAAAGCAAAGTTCATAAAAACAATAAAACCAAATCAAATAATAACATATGAAAGAAATGGAAATAATTTTAAAGTTTTTTGTGAAAAAGAAAATGTAATAAGTATTACATTATGAAGACTTGCATTGTAATACCTGTTTATAATTCTCCTTTTTTATTTGATGTTATTAATGACCTTTTAACGTTTGATTATAAAATAATTGTTGTAGATGATGGTTCTGATTCTAAAATAGAAATAAATGATTTAGATATTACTTTAGTGACTCATAAAATTAATATGGGAAAAGGTGAAGCTATATTAACTGGAGCAAAGAAAGCAAAAGAATTAGGCTTTGAATATTTTGTTACAATGGATGCTGATAAACAACATTTATCTTCAGAGATTTCGAAATTAACAAATGCTTATGAAGAAGAATCTATTGTAATCGGAAATCGTAATTTTGATAATGAAAATGTACCAGATAGTTCAAAATTTGGACGAAAGTTTAGTAATTTTTGGGTTAATTTGGAAACAGGACGGAAGTTTGGAGATACGCAAAGTGGTTTTAGAATTTATCCCGTATCAATTTTAGAATTAAAAACATCAAATAGACGATTTGATTTTGAAATTGAAGTATTGGTTCTTCATTGTTATAAAAAAAGAAAAACAATTGATGTTGATGTAGAGTGCTACTATCCTCCAGAAAATGAAAGGATATCTCACTTTGATAAAGTCAAGGATAATATAAGATTATCTTTGGTTCATTCAAAACTTATGATTCAGAGATTCTTACTTCTAAGAGGTACATTTTGGTATTAATAAGAGCTTAATATTATTTTTACTATAATTTATACTTATAAATATATGTAAAGAAGATATCGTACGAATGAAAAAAGTCTTAGTTTTATATTATTCTCAATCAGGACAACTAAAAGATGTTATAAATAGTTTTATCTCAAAGTTACCTGACTCTGAAATCCAAGTAGATTTGAAAGCAATAGAGCCTATTGAAAAGTACCCATTCCCTTGGAAATTTTATGAATTTTCGCAAGAGTTTCCTGAAGCTGTCTTACTTGAAGGGCATGAGGTTAAAGAAATAGAAAATTTAGAGGATGATTATGATTTAATTATTCTAGGATACACTATTTGGTTTTTAGCTCCATCTTCACCTATTGTAGGTTTTTTAAAAAGTGAACAAGCAAAAAAGATATTTAATAATAAACCTGTAATTACAGTAATCGCATGTCGTGATATGTGGGTTATGGCACAAGAAAAAATGAAAACTTTATTAAATGATCTTAATGCAAATCTTATAGATAATGTAGCTTTAACAGATCAAGGAAAAGGAATCTATTCTTTTATTACAACTCCAAAATGGCTTATGACTGGAAATAAAGATCCTTTTTGGTTTTTCCCTCCTGCTGGTATTTTACAAAGTGATATTGATAATGCTTCAAGATTTGGACAAAGACTTAATAAAGTTTTAAAAGAAGATAAAGAAAAAGAAGGTAAAGCACTTTTAACTGGATTAGAAGCTGTTAATGTGAATGGAAAATTAATTGCTTCAGAAATAATAGCAACAAGAAGTTCAAAAATTTGGGCAAAAATTATTAATTTTTTTGGAAAGAAAAATACTTTTGGAAGAAAGTTTGCAGTTACTATTTATGCGATGTTTTTAGTGGTGTTAGTTTTTACCATTGTACCTCTTAATATTTTAGTACGAAAGATTTTAAATAAATTTCAAAAAGAAAAACTTACAGAATTAGAAAAAAAATATGAACAACCAAGTGGTAGATAGGATTGATATGATAGATGTATATATAAATAAAATGGCAGTTTTTTTACCAAATGATCCCGTTAAAAATGATGATATGGAAAGTATTTTAGGAATGATTGATAATAAACCTTCTTTGGTAAAAAGAATTGTATTAAAATCAAATAAGATAAAAACAAGATATTATGCAATCGATCCTATTACAAATGAATCTACTCATTCAAATGCAAAATTAGCAGCTTTAGCAATTGAAGAGTTAGGAAAAAATGGATTTGATATTAATAGTGCAGAATTACTAGCTTGTGGTACAACTACTCCTGATCAACTTCTACCAAGTCATGCTTTAATGGTTCATGGTGAAACAGACTTAAAACCAATTGAGGTTGTAAGTATTGCAGGAATTTGTTTGAGTGGTTTAACTGCATTAAAGTATGCCTATGGAGCTATTAAATCAGG
Encoded here:
- a CDS encoding D-2-hydroxyacid dehydrogenase translates to MKIVILDRATLGSDMDVSVFDTLGDVISYDITLPSETKHRVKDADIVITNKVVIGKEEMNNSSIKLVAITATGTNNVDLVYAKENGIEVKNVAGYSSSSVSQVAFSMIFHFISKLDYYKKYVDEGNWQKSDFFTHIDAPFFELDGKRVGVIGLGDIGRSFAAKAKAFDCEVVYYSTSGKNSNSEYKRVELDELLKTSDIISIHCPLNEQTQNLLNYENMKDIKDGAILLNLGRGGIINEADLAKIIDEKEIYCGIDVVSVEPIEESNPLLKVKNKNRLLLTPHIGWASVEARRRLIGLVVKNIKEFINKVNF
- a CDS encoding dialkylrecorsinol condensing enzyme, which translates into the protein MKKVLVLYYSQSGQLKDVINSFISKLPDSEIQVDLKAIEPIEKYPFPWKFYEFSQEFPEAVLLEGHEVKEIENLEDDYDLIILGYTIWFLAPSSPIVGFLKSEQAKKIFNNKPVITVIACRDMWVMAQEKMKTLLNDLNANLIDNVALTDQGKGIYSFITTPKWLMTGNKDPFWFFPPAGILQSDIDNASRFGQRLNKVLKEDKEKEGKALLTGLEAVNVNGKLIASEIIATRSSKIWAKIINFFGKKNTFGRKFAVTIYAMFLVVLVFTIVPLNILVRKILNKFQKEKLTELEKKYEQPSGR
- a CDS encoding TetR/AcrR family transcriptional regulator; the encoded protein is MDTKSKLVKVAFDEIYENGYKATSIDKILKKANMNKGSMYHFFKSKKELTLCVIEIHINNYIENKYASLLTIDDNIIDSLIKLIKTKNQYNYTYGCRLNNLVQELSSKDENFKIALEKVYFKFEEIIEKVLQNALDNNEISHPNIKDLAIYVVASIEGCLATAKKSNSSDIYISCISQLEFYLNSLKIKQ
- a CDS encoding DMT family transporter — protein: MLIKKSALPFLFILLYGSGFVFTEYGLANASPMAFLAIRFFIAFWILLLIAVAFKVPWPKNTKEFIHIAIAGILTVGTFSIGVYLSLFYGVSASLSALVIALQPIIVALLAWKFLNEEKNNKIILGLLLGFIGVFFVIYQKIDNLELSIGILYSFIALLGLSIGNLYQKKFCLHMNLFSGGAIQTLSSTLLVIPFLYFEDIRVVWNGDFILALMYMSIGVSIGALSLLYIMIKKADVSKVSSIFYLVPLSAVFISYILFNVKIDLVTMLGIIIVLFAIVLINKKTKKENNENSNFG
- a CDS encoding glycosyltransferase family 2 protein yields the protein MKTCIVIPVYNSPFLFDVINDLLTFDYKIIVVDDGSDSKIEINDLDITLVTHKINMGKGEAILTGAKKAKELGFEYFVTMDADKQHLSSEISKLTNAYEEESIVIGNRNFDNENVPDSSKFGRKFSNFWVNLETGRKFGDTQSGFRIYPVSILELKTSNRRFDFEIEVLVLHCYKKRKTIDVDVECYYPPENERISHFDKVKDNIRLSLVHSKLMIQRFLLLRGTFWY
- a CDS encoding dihydrofolate reductase — translated: MKISMIVAYGKNWEIGLNNQMLWHISEDFKNFKTITSGHHILMGRKTFESIGKPLPNRTSIVLSKKGFSQDGVHSFSDVQDAFNFARKNAEEELFIIGGANIYETLFPYVDKMYLSEVDFKGKADAFLKPIDFSTWDLCEQKDYEEILSEDGKVKSPAWKFKVWTKKD